The sequence CCCGGACAAGATTCCCGTCCAGGTCGTAGTTCATCAGCTCCGGCGTCTGCACCACCACCGCCGTCCGCACCTGGCTCTGCAGCTGGTCCCGTCGGTCCAGAGGCATGGAGGGATCGAACCACAGAGACACAGAGGACACGGAGAACGGCCAAACGAGAGCGCGCAGAGCATGGCGCGATCTCTATGGCGGCAGTTGGTGCCCGGCAAAGTGTTCCGCAGCCTTTTACCGCTGCAAGGAGCCGGCTGCCCGGTAGACCTGCTTGCGATCAGCAGCTTATTGTAGGCGCATTCGAGCTGACGGCCTGGGACGCGGTCCCTCCCACGGGACCTTGGGGAAGGGGCACAGTCCTCTGTACCCGATACTCTTGCGGACCGCGAGGACGCGGTCCCTCCCGACCTCGCTAATGGCCTGGGCTGCCTTCAATTGGCAATCGCGCGGGATGGGCACGGTCCCCCGTGCCCGCCCATGCGGCGGCTGACGCCGCCCAAGAGGGTCTTCGTCCTCGACGATTGAAAAACTGTGGGGGCGAACGCCCGCCGGGAGGGGCACAGTCCTCTGCGCCCGCTATTTTCCCCGACCGCGATGACGGTGTCCCTCCCGACCTGGCAAATGGGCTGGGCTGCCTTCGATTTGGCGATCCCCGGGAGGGGCACAGTCCCCTGTGCCCGCATCTTTCTACGGACCGTGGGGATACGCCCCGCCCCTAACCTGCGCCGTCATACCCACGGCGGTACGGTCGCCGCCCTTACCCACCCCACGGCGTCCAGAGCCGCTCGGCTGGCAAGCAACCTCTCCGCCTGGTGCTTCCCCACACGCCGCACGGCTCCATGCACCTCGAGCCTGTATGTACCTCCCTCTGCGCCCTTTGCGCCTTTGGGGCTGCTCGCAGAACCACATCCGCACAAGGCAGGCCGGCAGAGGCAGTTATGACGTCGGAAAATGCCCTCCCGGTTCACGACGGCGCTAAACTTCGCCTGAGCGCAACACTCCCTGCGCACACTCGCCACAGGACGAGTACACCCTCCGGCCAATAGGTCCACCCAGCCCTGCAACAGTTTGTTAACCCCGTTTCCCCTTCTTCCTCAATGTCGGCATTGGCGGCGGCTCGCCTGCCTTGCGAAGCAGCCAGTCGATCATATCTTCCTGCCTTCCATTCTCTTCCACGAACTTCTTCCACGCTCTAAACCATCGATTAACCTCCCTGGTGTATTCGACCTGGTCCCGATACGATTCCGGCCGTGGCAGGGGTAAACTCGTTAGCTGTAAAAGCAGAATGTCCACTCTATAGCGATCCCTTTCCTCGGGATGCTTGATGTTAGGGGCCTTCAACCACCGCAATGCTTCCACTTTATTTGATGCGAATAGGCCTGCGGCCTCCTTTGCCGAAAACACAAAGTCCCCCCAATGAAATGTAGCCCCCTCTGCCCGAGCCGTCGCCTCAATACACCTGTCCAGATACTCTTCCCACCGCTTTAGCAGCTCAGGCGTCACCACCGCCTCGTAAAGCGGCAACAACACCTCGTGACCCTCCTCTTCCCCCGGCAATGTCCCCAACCCCAATTCCTGCTTCAACCAATCGTACACTTTCATTCGATGCCCGTTTACTTCGATCTCAAACGGCTCCGGTGGACCCGTTAAGCCATCCCTGGCGATCCCCTCATGAGTCGTGATCACCGCCAACGTGATTCCCGCATTGCGACCAAAGGGCTCGGGAATCGTCCTCTTGCGCTGTATAAACCTCAGATAGTCCCGCATCTGACGCGCGATCTCCTTGCCCGTGACGCGTTCCCCACGACGGTAAAATACCGCCTCTGTTTTCTCTACCTTTGCAATACACTCATAAATAACCTTCTCCCAGACGCGCTCGCCTCCACCACCCGCACCCGATGAGGATCCTATACCGCCTTCGCTACCGCAACCGACCGCGGAAAGTACCATCACGCACATGAGCAACACACGGCCAAACAGACAGAACCGTCCCCAGCCGGCACCGCACATCGAGTTGGTCGTCATAAGCACCCACATACGCTCCACAGTCAATGTCCACAGCAACAACCCAAACATCCTTCCATAGCCTTAAGGAAGGAATAGCTCTCCATGAGCGCAAGGAATGCCTGCCCCATGTCCTCATCCCGAGCATGGTCCCTGTGGTTGGGATCGTCACCAGGCGGATAATTGCCCACCCAGCTAAACGACACAGGCTCGTTATTGTACACGTGCGAGTAGTAATCTTGCGCTACGTGAAGGGCCCTGCCCATTAGCGTTATAGCTCTTTCACACTGACCTTTTGACGCATAGGCACAAGCATCTTTAAGTAGTTCACCGAGCTTCCTCATTGCCGCATTCATGGCTTGCGCCTTGTCACCCCACACGGGACGCGTGAAATGATACGCATGATCGAATGGATGCACCAGATCCGTGTTCGCAGAAGCACGTGCAATCTTGCGGGCGCACCTGGCAGAATATCCAGCAGCGGTTGCCGCTAGGTCAGTGATATCGTAATGAATGCCGTATGTAAACCGACCATCAACGTCCCAACGACTGCAGGCATCGTTTCCTACAAAAACATAAAGGCCCACTTCCACTCTTTCCTCCATCGGATCCCTGCTCAACCACCTGCCCAGGGCGGGACTATAGGCGCGGTATTCGTACAGCACCAGGCCCGTGCCGTCCTCCGTGCGCTTCGTGCTGAACCGGATGAAATTGTTTTCCGCCATTGGACTGATAACGCGGACGGCCTTCCTTCAGCCGCCGTCCCTGAGCCGAAGCCGCTGCCTGTGTCCCCCGAGAGATCATAACCATGTGGTAGTCAGATCTCCACTGATCCATGCAGGGTGCGGTCCTCCCATTTGCCGAGCGGAACCCTAAGACGCTATCCACGAATGGCGTAGAACGGAAACTTGGTATTAATGCCGTACGCCCACGATATTCAGTACGACCCCGTAGACCA comes from Limisphaera ngatamarikiensis and encodes:
- a CDS encoding RHS repeat-associated core domain-containing protein, producing MAENNFIRFSTKRTEDGTGLVLYEYRAYSPALGRWLSRDPMEERVEVGLYVFVGNDACSRWDVDGRFTYGIHYDITDLAATAAGYSARCARKIARASANTDLVHPFDHAYHFTRPVWGDKAQAMNAAMRKLGELLKDACAYASKGQCERAITLMGRALHVAQDYYSHVYNNEPVSFSWVGNYPPGDDPNHRDHARDEDMGQAFLALMESYSFLKAMEGCLGCCCGH